A region of the Marmota flaviventris isolate mMarFla1 chromosome 3, mMarFla1.hap1, whole genome shotgun sequence genome:
AGAATCTTAGAAAATGTGGCCACTTGGGGCGAGTCAGGAGTCGGGCTCCCGCTTCCTTTTTCTATCTCCCATATCTAGAAATCATAGGAAATGCCAGCAAGTTTCGGGGGCATAGGGTCAGAGGTGGTGTAGTGGCTCATAGGAACACCGCAGGCAGAGGGAGTGACTAGGCTATGCTGGGAATACCCAGCATGCGATTCCCAGCCCTTTGCCTTGGGCGCCTTTTAGTCCAGTTTCTCTTTGAAGTTACAGAGAGCCTAAAAGTTCGGTTTCCAAGTTAAGGGCTAATGTTATTCAAGAAGAATTGAAAGTGAAAAGATTACTTTTTAACATCACCAAACAGGTCCGCGTCTAAATCCGTTTTGTCCCCATCGGTGCCCCGTAACCTTTTTTGTTTCCCGCCCAGCTCTTGCGTCACACGTCTTTTCCCGCTGTCGTCTCTACCTAGCTCTTTATGATTGGCTTAGACGCGACCCGAGCCCTTCCTGATTGGAAGCGGTGACTGGCAGTTCGACCTTCCTCCCGCCGCCGTGTTAGGTTGAGCTAGAGGCGCGGGGAAGAACTGGGGAAACTGGAATTTCCCTCGGAGCTGACGGCGTTTGCTCTCCCCCTACTCGTTTTAATTCCACGCGCTCCAAAATATACGCCATGGAGAAATCTTGGTAATGACCCATTCCCCGTAAGCATCCCAGGAACACATctgacccttgccctaattcCTCCCCACACCGCCGTTGGGGGAGAATTCTGGGTAACCAATTTCTCTGGTTCCCCCAGAGAATTCTGGGTAACTATTCGTTTCCATCATTTTCCCCATACCCCCGCCCCATTTGTGGATAACTGGCCACCCTAGAGAATTCTGGGTAGTTATTACAGAGGATTGTGGAAAACTGACTGGTTTTGGCTTCCTCGCTGCCTACCTTTTTCCAGGAAACAAGCATCATAGACCTTGCTTTCTAACTCCAACCTCTTCGCAGTACTTGTTCCCTTTACCTGGTGGTTCAGGGTTGAACCAGGAAGTGAGCAGATctgaagggaggagaaagggaagtcGAAGATCAGTTAGATAGTGGGTTCTTCCACCTTCACCCTACTGCCCATCCCTCTCCTGCCTGTTTCATCCTCTGCCTGACAGTCTCATCCCTTCTGCCTGCCTCATCACTCTTCTGCCCATATAATCTAGAGGACACTAAATACTAGTATCTGGGCTTACTCATGACTCAACTACCTCTTTCCCCTTGCAGGCCATGATGTCCATTCTAGGCCCACTGGTGCTCTTCTGCTGAAGGTTGGCTCAGGCATTTACAGGGACTGTGGCAAGGAAGGGTGTGACGCAGGTCTATCAgctgtcatcatcatcatgaaCTTTGAGGGTCTGGACCCTGGACTGGCAGAGTATGCCCCGGCTATGCATTCTGCCTTGGACCCTGTCCTGGATGCCCACCTGAATCCAAGTCTGCTACAGAATGTGGAGTTGGACCCAGAGGGAGTGGCCTTGGAGGCTCTTCCCGTGCAGGAATCAGTGCACATAATGGAAGGTGTCTACTCTGAATTGCACAGCGTCGTAGCTGAAGTGGGTGTGCCTGTGTCTGTCTCCCACTTTGACTTACATGAAGAGATGCTGTGGGTGGGGAGCCATGGGGTAAGAACCGTACCCCTTTATGAGGGATGAAAGGATGTATTGGTATTTTCCCAAGACTTCTGCTTTGCAGGGAGCCAGAACTGAGTTGAAGTGATGAGTTAGCTAAGTCAAACCAAGAGGAGGCTAGTGGAGAAAGAATAGAATTGGCTAGGATCTAGGGATGAGTTACACAGATATTTGTTCTCAGAAGGCATCCCACACTTTTGCCATAGTTTGTCcaagttttgtttcatttttgacgctggggattgaacctaggactactctactactgagttacgtCCCCAACACAACCTCCCcacacctttgtttttttggggtggggtactgaagattgaagCTAAAGGTGCTTTACtgtgaaccacatccccagccctatttatttatttattcatttatttatttatttagacagggtctcactaaattgtcgaGACTGTAATCCTCCTCCCTCACTGAAGATTGAAGCTAGAGGTGCTTTACtgtgaaccacatccccagccctatttatttatttatttatttagacagggtctcactaaattgtcgagactggccttgaacttgtaatcctccctcagccttccaaatctcTGTGCCACTGTGatcgacatccccagcccttttaatttatttcttctattttgagatagggtcttgctaagttgaccaggctggttttaaacttggaattctcctgcctcagcctcccaagtagctgggatcacagatgtgtgcAACTGCGCCCAGCTTATCTCATGTTTTGATTAACTGTACCTTTCACTTAATCTGTAGTCATTCAAATCAATCTTTAATGCCCCTCTTCTGTTTTCCCTTCTTATAATTATGGaatgtttaatgaatattttGCATATCTTATACAAAATCGTTTTGTTGGCTGTAGCCAACTTGTGTCTGAGAGCAGTTATCTGCATTaagttttttttggtggtgccggggatggaacccagggccttgtacatgcaaggcaagcactctaccaacagagctatatccccagcccccaagttttTGAAAATCTGAATCCATATTGTTTATATGCTATGAAACCaaaagttttataataaataatatggtACCAGGTGCactggtgcatgtctataatcccagaaaatTGGGAGACAgaagctggaggattgcaagtttgaggaaaAAAGGATGTACTgatataggaaaaacaaaaattcccaAGATAGTATATAGCATGGTAAGTAGAGTGTAAGAACCACAAGCAATTAAGATTCATTAGACTAGAAGCTGGAGCTAGAGAtgtatacatttattcatttaattagcattttgttttgtattttaacaggacaaagaacacaaaatttattACATGCCTagaggctgggggtatagttcagtggcagagtaagAGTACCtctctagcatgtacaaggccttgggtttgatttccagcatcacaaagatatacacatacatatacacacattttatttatattaaatgtccaAGGCGTGGGAGTATTAGTATTAGGCTCTTAACCAAGTTTTTGTTCTcccagtgctggagatggaacccagggtcttgcacacgctaggtaagtactctgccactgagctatatccccaaccctctcAACTAGTGTTTTTTGAGTCACCTACCAGGTGCCATACCTTGCTTTAAGGTTTAGTTTTGGAataaacagtaaacaaaaaaTGTACATCAGGTGCATCAGTACTCTTTAGAAAAATACAGTGGAAGAAAAAGGTTGAAGTAATGAAAGGTGAGAAATGTTACTATTTTAATGGTCAGAAGAGTTCTCTCTGAtaaagccactttttttttttttttcttttttgttgctaaggattgaacccagggcctcagattTACTAAGTATGTACgccaccactgagttataccccccaACCCCTAAAAAGCACGTGAATGGAGAAAAGGATATAGGCCAGAATGATCTAGACCCTCTAGAAGGGAGGGAAGAGCCATGCAAATAATTGGGGAAAGAATATTCTAGAGAACTTCACATACTTTGTTAAAAGAGCTTGGACTTGATCCTTCAGGCCACTGAAGGATTTTTAAATCTGGAATGGCAAGGTCTAGTTTATGTCCTAGATGAACTGCTAAGGTAGCATTATAGAGTCTGATTGAAGGAGGATGGGGCAAGACTTAAGTGAGATCAGTTTGTAGGCTATTGTAGCTCACACAAAATATGATTAAACCCTGAAGAAGCAATGAAGTCATGGATATGCAAGAAAAACTTGGGAAACATTTAGAAATTAAACAGGAGTAGACTACCAAATGACTTAGTCGACTAGGTGGATCACTGTACCATagagaatataataataattgaaatggTATACAAACAGTGAATTTAGAATGTAATGAGTTTGAGGTTCTCATGGGATAGCTAAGGagtgatatttaaaaagtatttggatGCATAAGTCTGAAGTTGGAGGCAGTGATCTGGtctagagaaggaaataaaacttgTTTAGCATTAGGATACATAGTTGAAACCTTGAAAACAGATGAGACTGCCTAGGAAGAAGGGTGAGAAGACAGTGGGCTGGGAACATCCATGTTTCAAGAGTGGTCAAAAGAATGAGAGTATATAAGGAAAAGAATGACTGTATGAAAGTACAAATTACGAGTCAGAAGTGAAATCAGGAGTGAATGACATCATAGAAGGTAGAGGAGGAATGTCTCACATACTCTGTTTTCCAGCCTGTGAATCACAGTGTCCACTTCCCAGATGACTGGTAGAGATTAAGATTTGACTGGAACATAAGAAAGCCAGCTGGCCAGTGGAGGATCAGAACATGTCCTTGGGCTTCTGAACACATCTCTAATAACACCTATTTTATTCAGCAGGATAAATTGAGGTAGAGTGTACCAGAGTATTTTGTAATGCATTAAGCAAAAGTACTTTGCAATACATTAACATAAAGCAATATTGTCATTGTTTCTATCACTAAGATTAACTGGTTCCTAGCTTTATGCCTCAGTTGCTCCTAGCCAGAAAGGACAGGCAAGGAAGGAGAAGAGCTGAGCAGTACTCAGTTCCTGACCTATATCTAGAATGGTCCTATCCTTCCACTCAGGGTATGTCTGTTGTTTTTGTCCCCTACAGGGTCATGCCACTTCATTTTTTGGCCCAGCCTTGGAGCGCTACTCATCTTTTCAGGTCAATGGTAGTGATGACATTCGACAAATCCAGAGCCTAGAAAATGGTATCCTTTTTCTCACCAAGAATAACCTCAAATATATGGCCCGTGGGGGTCTcattatatttgattatttgtaAGTGACTTTTCAGTTCTAGACTGGTAAAGAGGGAAACTTAGAGATAGTGAACGCTAAGGGATTGGCAGCTGGCCTGTTTACCTTTTCTCTCTTGCATAGACTGGATGAGAGTGAGGATATGCACAGTCTCCTGCTGACAGACAGCAGCACTCTACTCGTTGGTGGGCTTCAGAACCACATTTTAGAGATTGATCTAAACACTGTCCAGGAGACTCAAAAGGTATAAGCCTGTATTGGACCCAGGAAAGACCCATTCAGGGCCTGAGGTCATTGGGTGGAGGGACTGTGCTTGGGCTGAACATGTGCTAGAAATGTGGATGTGACCTTTCTGTCTTTTAGCCTGTGGGAAAAATCATTATTCTCACTGTTTTCTCCTTACTTCCCTTTTTAGTATGCAGTCGAGATACCTGGAGTCACCATTATGAGGCAGACAAATCGCTTCTTCTTCTGTGGTCACACATCTGGCAAGGTGGCCAAATTCCATAACTCTTCTTACCACAGGCCATTTCACTAGAAGAGTGGGGTCTATGATGAGAGgaaaaattcatttatcagttacGTTATACTATGAGATTATCTTGCATCCTAATGTTTTTTATAACTAGGAACCTTGGAGGCAAAGGGGTaaatgagttctttttttaaaatttttattcattattgatggacctttattcatttatttgtttatatgtggtgctgagaatcgaacccagtgcctcacacacgccaggcaagcattctaccactgagccacaaccccagtcccgtAAATGAGTTCTTTTGAGGGTAGCTTCTAGCTCTTGTcttctttttatgcttttttttttttttcccttagtactggggattgaacccaggggaactttaccactgagctacattgttACATtcccatatccccagtccttttatatatttttattttaaaaaaatgtatttttgaaaaaaaaaattttaaatatttattttttagttgtagttggacacaatatctttgtttcatttgttcatttttatatggtgctgaggatcgaactcaggaccttgcgtgtgctaggcgagcgctctaccactgagccacaactccagccccgaaaaattttgataaattgctgagtgtctcactaggttgctgaggctaatCTTAAACTtttgatcgtcctgcctcagtctttagagttgctaggattacaggaatgctcCACTATACCCtgccttttcttgtttttaattcttcataTCCTAGAGCCTTAGTTCCTTGGTAGGGACCTCACAAGTTTAGGTAGGTGACAGGGACAGAGTTAGCAGATAACAGTTATTTCTTCTTTAGGTTTCCCTGCGAGACCTCCGTAGTTTTAAGGTGGAGCATGAATTTGATGCCTTCTCAGGGAGTCTGTCAGATTTTGACGTGCATGGCAACCTGTTGGCTGCCTGTGGCTTTTCTAGCCGCCTCACTGGCCTGGCCTGTGACCGTTTCCTCAAGGTGTATGATCTGCGCATGATGCGTGCCATCACACCACTTCAAGTACATGTGGATCCTGCCTTCTTGCGCTTCATCCCTACATATACTTCTCGTCTTGCTATCATCTCTCAGTCAGGTATGAAGGGGATTGGGTAGGAGAGGTCAATGAGCAAAGGAGAAGATGGCACCAGAAGGAATATTCTCCTAGACACCATTTTGTTGGGgggaaaaataacttttcatcAGGTCCCAGGGTTTTACTTAGGCTTTGTTAGAGGTgaaagcttttattttcttcttgggtATGAGgaacacagaaaaagataaagataGAATAGgcaaaataatttgagaagtgcTTTTTTCTGGGTAGCAAACCATCTTGTAGTTCATGGGAAGGCATCGTCATTCTGACTATAGACGTGAATTTAGGATCTGTCTTGCCTTGATATCAGGAGAAGAGGATAGAGAAGGTATAAAAGGAAGTCTCCTTTTCACTTTTCAGGACTCAGTGggcttctttctccctcttaGGGCAGTGCCAGTTTTGTGAGCCCACAGGCCTGGCCAACCCAGCAGACATCTTTCATGTGAATCCTGTGGGACCTCTGCTAATGACATTTGATGTGTCAGCCAGCAAGCAAGCACTTGCCTTTGGGGATTCTGAGGGCTGTGTGCACCTCTGGACTGATTCCCCAGAGCCTTCCTTCAACCCCTATTCACGGGAGACTGAATTTGCTTTGCCCTGTCTGGTGGACTCATTACCTCCTCTGGACTGGAGCCAGGACCTGCTGCCTCTTTCCCTCATCCCTGTTCCACTCACAACGGACACACTTCTCTCTGATTGGCCTGCTGCCAACTCAGCTCCAGCTCCCAGGTTATACCTCACCTCTGGGCcaaaaggagggaaggggaaaaggCCAAGATAGAATTTTCTGCTAGCTCTGTTATTTTTATACCACTTTGCTAATTTCTGTCTATCTTTAGTATttcctgcacccccccccccttggACATTAGGGAGTGGATGTATAGATACTATGACTCTTCAAGCCTTAGAATCATATTGAATTATAGGCGAGCCCCACCTGTCGATGCAGAGATTCTGCGCACCATGAAGAAAGTGGGCTTCATTGGCTATGCACCCAACCCCCGCACCAGGCTGCGTAATCAGGTGTGTTCAAAGGGGAAATAATCCCACCCTAGCCAACTGGTGTTATcttatctttttcctttattagtcttttttgtgttttcaaaCAATTGGTTAGGGCATTTGGAGACTTGCTGAATTGAAGGAACTATGTTAGAGAGGATTCAAAGATGTACAAGATGTCCTTGTTCTTAGGAAGTTTAGTATTTGGTTGAAGGTAAGACATTAGTCATGTcagaagttattattattattcatattttttggtgatgctggggattgaacccagggtctatgtgcatgttaggtaagcactccaccactgagctacatccccagtccacatCAGAAATTAGTTATGTCCTATCGTTAAATTCCAAAGGAACATTATAAACATTTAGTACTAGGGCTATTTAGAAGAGAAGTGTTACTCTGGACTAGAGTGGTAAAGGGTGGCATAATGAAAGAGGGGGATATTGAACTGCAAATATGGGATATGGGTAAGTTAATGGTAATGAAGGAGAATATTCAAGATGAAGAACAGTGTTATTGGAAGTCTCAAGAGGAATTAATGCAAAAGCCTGTTCTGAGGAACTAAGAGTACACCAGTCTGGCTAGAACAGCAGTTAGTACTAGAAAGTAGTGAGAGATAAAAATTAGGGCCAAGCTATTAAGCTTTTAACACCAGTGTGTAGtagagctaggcatggtggcactttcctataatcctagctactttggaggttgaggcagatttgaggccagcctcagtaacttagtgagaccctgtctcaataaaaattttaaaagtctgggggtgtagctcagtggtagagtgtctctgggttcaatccccaatcaaagaaaaaaaaaaaaaaagaagcgaTGCACTTTGAAAGCAGCAGTCTGTGAGGGTTAGTTTGGTAACTGAAATGAGTGGATATAGGGAGACCAGTGGGGAAGCCACTACAGTTGTCCAGCTGATATGGcagtagaaataaaaaggaaacagtgAATACTGTTTCTATTTTTCGTGAAAATAGAAGGCTCAGAACTTGGTGGCTGTTTCAGTGTTGGTATAAAAGAGAGGTGGAAACCAAAGATGATTAAGATATCCATCTAgggctagaaatgtggctcagtggttgaatggtTGGCTGACAAACATGAGGCCCTGGATgtgatccctagcactacaaaaaggaaaaaaaaaagaaaaaagaaaagacagacatCCAACAGagttaaccttttttttaaaaccctagATTCCTTACCGACTTAAGGAGTTGGATAGTGAATTTGATAGCTTCAGCCAGGTCACTGAGTCACCGATAGGACGGGAAGAGGAGCCACATCTCCACATGGTTTCAAAGAAATACCGCAAGGTGCTGGAGGGCCCCAAGGCAGGACTTCTGTGGCTTATGGGGAAAGGTACCCTGGGAAGTGTCATATGAGAAAGATGAAAGGATTCTGTCAAGAAGCTTTCACCTACCACTCTGGACCCAGGAGGGAGGTTTTTAGGAAAGGCTATGGCTACTGGGAAGATTTGGGGACTCTAAAGACTCATCCTGCTTAGACTGTTTTTACCATAGGTAACCATCAAATATTCCAAGCTAGGGCTTGAAGACTTTGACTTCAAACACTACAATAAGACCCTTTTTGCTGGATTAGAGCCTCACATCCCCAATGCCTACTGTAACTGCATGATTCAGGTAAGGACTGGGTATTGTATAACTGGAACATGCCTActgctttttttcttccatttttgttGCCCCTCAACTCCTACTCTACTCTTCCCAAGTGTCCTCAATCAAGCTCACTGTACCTTAGACTCATCTAGTATTCTTTTTTGCCCACACATCTTCAAATCTCCACTGTGAGCTCCACAGCTTTAGTGGAATTCTACTTTGTATTCTCCAACAGCTTACTTAACCTCTCCATCTCTCATCTCCTCCCAGATACCCTCACCTCTTCTGCTCTTCCCTCTAGGTGCTCTATTTCCTGGAGCCTGTTCGCTGTCTAATTCAGAACCATCTCTGCCAGAAGGAGTTCTGTCTGGCATGTGAACTGGGCTTCCTCTTCCATATGTTGGACCTCTCTCGTGGTGATCCTTGCCAGGTCAGTGCCTGGATACCTGGGACACTTAAaatggaaggagaaggggagaggcATGGgggaaatggaggaactgtgattgggcgaAGGTGGGGGAgcgtgcatgggggcaggaaagttggtagaatgagatggacatgattACCCTAGGTatgtgtatgactgcacatatggtttgatgctacattgtgtacaaccactgaaataaaaagttgtgctacaattgtgtacagtgaatcaaaatgcattctgctgtcatacatacccacttaaaataaataagttaatttaaaaaaagttatacgGATGTAgtaaaactgaatttatttttaaattaaagaaaatggaaggggaagggagatggACAGTAGGCAGGGACATTGTTGTACAAATggccacaaaagagaaaataacccCTTTCCATCCACATACCCCTTTCCAGGGCAGTAATTTTCTTCGGGCATTCCGTACCATTCCTGAGGCCTCAGCCCTTGGTCTGATCCTAGCTGACTCAGATGAGGCTTCAGGCAAGGGCAATCTGGCTAGGCTCATTCAGAGGTGGAATCGCTTCATTCTCACTCAACTGCATCAGGATATGCAGGAGCTTGAAGTACCCCAGGCATATCGAGGTGCTGGAGGCAGGTATAGCATTGGTTGGGAATAGTTAAAGAAAATAGGCCCTTCTGGGACTTAAAGGGTCTCCTTACTTCCTCAGTATGTATATGTTGCCTTCCCCACTCTTAGCAGCTTTTGTTCATCGGGGGACTCTGTCATTGGGCAACTGTTCAGCTGTGAGATGGAGAACTGCAGCCTTTGTCGCTGTGGCAGTGAGACCGTGCGAGCTTCATCCACTCTGCTTTTCACACTCTCCTACCCTGAGGGTAGCAACTGTGGTATACCCTGCAGCTGGGTTGGGAAGCCTCCCCTAGGTGTCCTGTAACCTTGGTGGGGGGGTGGATTAATTATGGATGGAAGGGAGAACCTGGAGTGAAGTATCCAGTTTCCTCTCAGATAAAACCGGGAAGAATTATGACTTTGCTCAGGTGCTGAAGCGAAGCATCTGCCTGGAGCAGAATACACAGGCCTGGTGTGACAACTGTGAGAAGTACCAGCCCACGGTGAGTGGGTATTACCCTGAACTGGATGGAGTACAACCATGTTGGGGACTTGGGCAGGTCCCACTTGGACCTGACTATGTTGGCACTATAAtctagggatatatatatatatagggggTGGGAAGAAACCAAATTTGAGGCTATAGGCCCAGGTTTTACTGTTCCTGTACAGGTTTCTTACCCTGTAGATtccctgatatttctttctttttttttttttttttggtcctgggattGAATTTGGGCACTTGACCagcgagccacatccccagccctattttgtattttatttaaagacagggtcttaatgAGTTGCTTTGctcttgttgaggctggctttgaactcgcaatcctcctgccttagcctcctgagcttctgggattacaggcgtgtgccaccacccTCCGCTTCCGTgctatttcttgtttattttgttttctcagatTCAGACCCGCAATATCCGCCATCTGCCAgatattcttgttattaactgtGAAGTGAACAGCTCAAAAGAGGCTGATTTCTGGAGAATGCAGGCTGAGGTAAGGACTGAGGCTGGAAACAGGGCCTTTAGgagtactttatatttttcttcctttctgtgtgATCATGTTCTTGAAGAATCAGATGTTTTATCCTTTGTGTTCAGGTTGCCTTCAAGATGGCAGTAAAGAAACATGGTGGGGAAATCTCCAAGAACAAGGAATTTTCTTTGGCTGATCGGTAGGTTCTGTCTTAGGAGTTGTCAAAGGATTgaactagctgggcatggtggcacatgccatttgggaagctggggcaggaggattgtaggttcaaggccagcctgggcaacttagcaagagagtgtctcaaaaattttttaaaaggattgaggatgtagctcagtagtagaacatttgtGAAGCttgtgtgaagccctaggttcaatccctactactatgagaaaaaaaaaaaaacagattaaactACCCATAGTAACTCTTATCACTGACTAGCTCTTTTCAGAGTACATTTCCAATTCTTCTGTCCTGATAGGAAAGAACTAGGGAGTCCAGAGGGTGTGCTGTTGTGTCCTTCCATTGAGGAGTTGAAGAACGTCTGGCTTCCTTTTTCCATTCGCATGAAGATGACCAAGAACAAAGGGCTGGATGTTTGCAATTGGACTGAAGTGCAGGTTGTTGGAAAAattgggaagaagagagggaCTAAGGGAGAAAAGGTGGGATAGAAGGTGAAGTAGGACAGGGGCAAGGTGGAACTtagtagaggagaaagaaaggaataaggCCTAGTATTTATCAGCTGTGGGATTTTCAGTTTAGTGCTATGCGTCATAGATGGGCTAGAATGGACATAATGCACCCTGGTCCCCCATTCCCTATTCACCCAACTCCTTGTCCTCTAGCTCCACTCCCCCTACACCTATCCTTAAACTTAGCTTAGCAGCCTGGGTACCCTCCTCACAGTGGGGCCCAGCCAGGGCAGAGGAGGAGCATGGTGTCTATGTGTATGACTTGATGGCTACTGTGGTACACATCCTGGACTCACGCACAGGGGGCAGCCTGGTGGCTCACATCAAAGTTGGAGAGACCTACCACCAGCGCAAGGAGGTAAGTGAGATGGTATAGAGCAAGGTCACTCCTGGGGATGACCATAGTAGAGTCCCAGATCTGTCCTTGAGCTTCTGACACAGTGGTCCAGCCATAACTTTGGCCTCAGCCTTTCTCTGATTCTACACAGGGCGTTACTCATCAGCAATGGTATCTCTTCAATGACTTCCTTATTGAACCTATTGATAAGGTGAGTTGCAACATGTTCTATTCTCTTTTCATCTCCCCTTTCCTAGCATTCTCATTCTCTAGGTCCTGTAGAATGTCAGGCATAttcaagagggaggaaggaatatTCAGGAATAACAGGTGTTAGCTAAATTAAAAACATCACTTGAGTCTTGGCCTCTGActtggggaagaagaaaaagggacaTATGTATACATAGGCCAAAAGtactttttttacttttcttttcctccttcgctcctttcttccctccctccctaccttttcctccttccttctttttctctttcttccttcttttctgctagggattgaacccaaggccttgcacatgctaggcaagcactttaccattgaattaTATCCACaacctctttttctcttctctagtATGAAGCAGTGCAATTTGACATGAATTGGAAAGTACCTGCTATCCTTTATTATATCAAAAGGAATCTCAATTCCAGATACAACCTGAATAGTAAGTGGTACAGGAGTAGACCTTGGGTGTGGGCAGCTTAAATTGGGCTTCAGAAAGACATCTGGGAAATAGCTTGTTAGTATACAAGATTGGTAACCACTGCTA
Encoded here:
- the Pan2 gene encoding PAN2-PAN3 deadenylation complex catalytic subunit PAN2 isoform X5, with translation MNFEGLDPGLAEYAPAMHSALDPVLDAHLNPSLLQNVELDPEGVALEALPVQESVHIMEGVYSELHSVVAEVGVPVSVSHFDLHEEMLWVGSHGGHATSFFGPALERYSSFQVNGSDDIRQIQSLENGILFLTKNNLKYMARGGLIIFDYLLDESEDMHSLLLTDSSTLLVGGLQNHILEIDLNTVQETQKYAVEIPGVTIMRQTNRFFFCGHTSGKVSLRDLRSFKVEHEFDAFSGSLSDFDVHGNLLAACGFSSRLTGLACDRFLKVYDLRMMRAITPLQVHVDPAFLRFIPTYTSRLAIISQSGQCQFCEPTGLANPADIFHVNPVGPLLMTFDVSASKQALAFGDSEGCVHLWTDSPEPSFNPYSRETEFALPCLVDSLPPLDWSQDLLPLSLIPVPLTTDTLLSDWPAANSAPAPRRAPPVDAEILRTMKKVGFIGYAPNPRTRLRNQIPYRLKELDSEFDSFSQVTESPIGREEEPHLHMVSKKYRKVTIKYSKLGLEDFDFKHYNKTLFAGLEPHIPNAYCNCMIQVLYFLEPVRCLIQNHLCQKEFCLACELGFLFHMLDLSRGDPCQGSNFLRAFRTIPEASALGLILADSDEASGKGNLARLIQRWNRFILTQLHQDMQELEVPQAYRGAGGSSFCSSGDSVIGQLFSCEMENCSLCRCGSETVRASSTLLFTLSYPEGSNCDKTGKNYDFAQVLKRSICLEQNTQAWCDNCEKYQPTIQTRNIRHLPDILVINCEVNSSKEADFWRMQAEVAFKMAVKKHGGEISKNKEFSLADRKELGSPEGVLLCPSIEELKNVWLPFSIRMKMTKNKGLDVCNWTEVQWGPARAEEEHGVYVYDLMATVVHILDSRTGGSLVAHIKVGETYHQRKEGVTHQQWYLFNDFLIEPIDKYEAVQFDMNWKVPAILYYIKRNLNSRYNLNIKNPIEASVLLAEASLARKQRKTHTTFIPLMLNEMPQVGDLVGLDAEFVTLNEEEAELRSDGTKSTIKPSQMSVARITCVRGQGPNEGIPFIDDYISTQEQVVDYLTQYSGIKPGDLDAKISSKHLTTLKSTYLKLRFLIDIGVKFVGHGLQKDFRVINLMVPKDQVLDTVYLFHMPRKRMISLRFLAWYFLDLKIQGETHDSIEDARTALQLYRKYLELSKNGTEPESFHKVLKGLYEKGRKMDWKVPEPESQTSPKNAAVFSSVLAL
- the Pan2 gene encoding PAN2-PAN3 deadenylation complex catalytic subunit PAN2 isoform X1, producing MNFEGLDPGLAEYAPAMHSALDPVLDAHLNPSLLQNVELDPEGVALEALPVQESVHIMEGVYSELHSVVAEVGVPVSVSHFDLHEEMLWVGSHGGHATSFFGPALERYSSFQVNGSDDIRQIQSLENGILFLTKNNLKYMARGGLIIFDYLLDESEDMHSLLLTDSSTLLVGGLQNHILEIDLNTVQETQKYAVEIPGVTIMRQTNRFFFCGHTSGKVSLRDLRSFKVEHEFDAFSGSLSDFDVHGNLLAACGFSSRLTGLACDRFLKVYDLRMMRAITPLQVHVDPAFLRFIPTYTSRLAIISQSGQCQFCEPTGLANPADIFHVNPVGPLLMTFDVSASKQALAFGDSEGCVHLWTDSPEPSFNPYSRETEFALPCLVDSLPPLDWSQDLLPLSLIPVPLTTDTLLSDWPAANSAPAPRRAPPVDAEILRTMKKVGFIGYAPNPRTRLRNQIPYRLKELDSEFDSFSQVTESPIGREEEPHLHMVSKKYRKVTIKYSKLGLEDFDFKHYNKTLFAGLEPHIPNAYCNCMIQVLYFLEPVRCLIQNHLCQKEFCLACELGFLFHMLDLSRGDPCQGSNFLRAFRTIPEASALGLILADSDEASGKGNLARLIQRWNRFILTQLHQDMQELEVPQAYRGAGGSSFCSSGDSVIGQLFSCEMENCSLCRCGSETVRASSTLLFTLSYPEGSNCDKTGKNYDFAQVLKRSICLEQNTQAWCDNCEKYQPTIQTRNIRHLPDILVINCEVNSSKEADFWRMQAEVAFKMAVKKHGGEISKNKEFSLADRKELGSPEGVLLCPSIEELKNVWLPFSIRMKMTKNKGLDVCNWTEVQWGPARAEEEHGVYVYDLMATVVHILDSRTGGSLVAHIKVGETYHQRKEGVTHQQWYLFNDFLIEPIDKYEAVQFDMNWKVPAILYYIKRNLNSRYNLNIKNPIEASVLLAEASLARKQRKTHTTFIPLMLNEMPQVGDLVGLDAEFVTLNEEEAELRSDGTKSTIKPSQMSVARITCVRGQGPNEGIPFIDDYISTQEQVVDYLTQYSGIKPGDLDAKISSKHLTTLKSTYLKLRFLIDIGVKFVGHGLQKDFRVINLMVPKDQVLDTVYLFHMPRKRMISLRFLAWYFLDLKIQGETHDSIEDARTALQLYRKYLELSKNGTEPESFHKVLKGLYEKGRKMDWKVPEPESQTSPKSKAWDGTRETGLDAAVFSSVLAL